One part of the Bacillus sp. FJAT-27916 genome encodes these proteins:
- the paaX gene encoding phenylacetic acid degradation operon negative regulatory protein PaaX — protein sequence MPDNTQSMIFTLYGDYIRHYGNKIWVGSLIQLLDAFGHNEQAVRVAMSRMYKSGWVQSERIGNKSYYFLTEQGIKRIDEAGKRIFRVKPHSWDGKWRILIYSIPEDKRHLRDELRKELIWSGFGSFTNSVWITPNNLEREVELIFKKYEIEEYVDFFISEYLGPHSFESIVRRSWSLEQTDEKYKDFITKYSEKYIIHQNMLQKGQLSDAECFVARTYLVHEYRKSLFVDPGLPKELLPEVWSGSPAAMLFKQYYELLAEPASRFFEHIFEKDNELRNKDKQYDAYAHPYISE from the coding sequence ATGCCGGACAATACACAATCAATGATTTTCACGTTATATGGAGATTACATTCGACATTATGGGAATAAAATTTGGGTCGGTAGCCTCATTCAGCTCCTTGACGCATTTGGCCATAATGAGCAGGCAGTCAGGGTAGCTATGTCCCGTATGTACAAAAGCGGCTGGGTCCAATCAGAGCGAATTGGCAATAAAAGCTATTATTTCCTGACGGAGCAAGGCATCAAACGGATTGATGAGGCCGGAAAACGGATTTTCCGCGTAAAGCCTCACTCCTGGGACGGGAAATGGCGAATTCTCATTTATTCCATTCCCGAGGACAAACGACACTTAAGGGATGAGCTCAGAAAGGAATTAATTTGGAGCGGCTTTGGCAGCTTCACGAACAGCGTGTGGATTACCCCTAACAATCTAGAACGCGAGGTTGAACTCATTTTCAAAAAGTATGAAATTGAGGAATATGTGGATTTCTTTATTTCCGAATATTTGGGTCCGCATTCCTTCGAATCCATTGTGAGACGAAGCTGGTCACTCGAACAAACGGATGAGAAGTACAAGGACTTTATCACGAAATACAGTGAAAAATATATCATCCACCAAAATATGCTCCAAAAAGGTCAATTGAGCGATGCGGAATGCTTTGTGGCAAGAACCTATTTGGTGCATGAATATCGTAAATCTTTATTCGTAGACCCAGGACTGCCAAAGGAATTACTGCCTGAAGTATGGTCCGGAAGCCCAGCAGCGATGCTCTTTAAGCAATACTATGAATTGCTGGCCGAGCCGGCATCCCGCTTCTTCGAGCATATCTTTGAAAAAGATAATGAATTGAGGAATAAGGATAAACAGTATGATGCCTATGCTCATCCGTATATAAGCGAGTGA
- a CDS encoding acetyl-CoA C-acyltransferase — translation MREVVIVDAVRTPIGRYKGALKAVRPDDLAAIVIEALLERNPEIAPSTIEEVVLGNANQAGEDNRNVARMAALLAGLPVEVAGTTINRLCGSGLDAVIYGARAIAMGEGDIFIVGGTESMTRAPYVMAKPEQEFPRGSMELQDTTIGWRFTNQRLEEMFGAETMPKTAENVAERFHISREDQDQFAAESQAKAQKAIEGNRFADEIVPVEFHDRKGNQMRIDQDEHPRFNTTAQKLSRLKPIFAGGSVTAGNASGVNDGASALLIMSAEKAQELGVKPLAKYVASAAAGVEPSVMGIGPIYSTRKVLKRAGLTAGDLDLIELNEAFASQSLECIRQLELDSEKVNVNGGAIALGHPLGASGARILTTLIHEMKKTEARYGLATMCVGVGQGISLIVQGTD, via the coding sequence ATGAGAGAAGTAGTCATCGTTGATGCCGTCCGTACACCAATCGGGCGATATAAGGGCGCACTCAAAGCCGTTCGGCCGGATGACTTGGCGGCAATTGTCATCGAGGCCCTGCTTGAGCGAAACCCAGAGATAGCGCCATCCACAATCGAGGAAGTCGTACTTGGCAATGCGAACCAAGCAGGAGAAGACAATAGAAATGTCGCCCGGATGGCGGCTCTCCTCGCAGGGCTTCCAGTGGAGGTGGCAGGAACAACGATAAACCGCCTCTGCGGATCAGGTCTGGATGCGGTCATCTATGGAGCAAGGGCTATTGCAATGGGAGAAGGGGATATCTTCATCGTTGGCGGAACCGAAAGCATGACGCGTGCCCCCTATGTAATGGCAAAGCCTGAACAGGAATTCCCGCGCGGGTCAATGGAGCTGCAGGATACGACGATTGGCTGGCGTTTCACGAATCAAAGATTAGAAGAAATGTTTGGGGCAGAAACCATGCCGAAGACAGCTGAGAATGTAGCTGAGCGTTTTCATATAAGCCGTGAAGACCAGGACCAATTTGCAGCCGAAAGCCAGGCGAAGGCACAGAAAGCGATTGAAGGAAATCGTTTTGCCGATGAGATTGTCCCGGTAGAGTTTCATGACAGAAAAGGAAATCAAATGCGAATCGATCAAGATGAGCATCCACGCTTTAACACAACCGCCCAAAAGCTAAGCCGTCTGAAGCCCATATTTGCTGGGGGATCCGTTACGGCCGGTAATGCTTCGGGGGTGAATGACGGTGCCTCCGCTCTTCTAATCATGAGTGCTGAGAAGGCGCAGGAGCTTGGTGTTAAGCCGCTCGCAAAATATGTAGCAAGTGCCGCGGCCGGAGTTGAGCCATCTGTAATGGGAATTGGGCCAATCTATTCCACGAGGAAGGTACTGAAGCGGGCAGGTTTAACAGCAGGAGATCTCGATCTGATTGAGCTAAATGAGGCATTCGCCTCCCAATCGCTGGAGTGCATTCGCCAATTAGAGCTCGATTCTGAAAAGGTAAATGTGAACGGCGGAGCAATTGCCCTTGGGCATCCGCTTGGAGCTAGCGGAGCAAGAATCCTCACAACGCTCATCCATGAGATGAAAAAGACAGAGGCAAGGTATGGGCTTGCAACCATGTGTGTAGGGGTTGGCCAGGGCATCTCACTTATTGTCCAAGGAACAGACTGA
- a CDS encoding 3-hydroxyacyl-CoA dehydrogenase — translation MITNITVVGSGVMGRGIAYAGAVGGFRVTIVDVNTAALDSAQTEIEAIMEKGIQYGKLSPEKAEEAKGRLFFSSSLEKAAEEAELIIEAVPEKEQIKKAVFETIEQYAKADCYFATNTSTMSPTEIASYANRPEKTIAMHFFNPVHKMPLVEIVKGLETSDETVAVVKDVAEKMGKETVVINEFPGFVTSRISCLVGNEAFYMLQEGLGTPEEIDKAIKLGLNYPMGPFELVDLVGLDARLNNMNYLHSKLGEKYRPAPLLEQYVKAGRLGKKSGRGVYDYRNKEEEK, via the coding sequence ATTATTACGAATATCACGGTAGTAGGCTCAGGTGTCATGGGAAGAGGCATTGCCTATGCAGGAGCGGTGGGCGGCTTCAGGGTGACGATTGTTGATGTGAATACAGCTGCATTAGATAGTGCCCAAACAGAGATTGAAGCCATTATGGAGAAAGGGATTCAGTATGGCAAGCTCAGTCCGGAAAAGGCTGAGGAGGCGAAAGGACGTTTATTCTTTTCATCCTCACTTGAGAAAGCAGCTGAAGAGGCAGAGCTGATCATTGAGGCGGTTCCTGAAAAGGAACAGATTAAGAAGGCGGTCTTTGAAACGATTGAACAGTACGCGAAGGCAGATTGTTATTTTGCCACTAATACCTCAACGATGAGTCCGACAGAAATTGCCTCTTATGCTAATCGTCCAGAGAAGACCATTGCGATGCATTTCTTCAACCCGGTTCACAAAATGCCGCTCGTTGAAATTGTCAAAGGACTTGAAACGAGTGATGAGACCGTAGCGGTTGTGAAGGATGTTGCAGAGAAAATGGGGAAAGAGACTGTCGTCATTAATGAATTCCCTGGCTTTGTCACCAGTCGAATCAGCTGCCTTGTTGGAAATGAGGCATTTTATATGCTTCAGGAGGGGCTTGGTACTCCGGAAGAAATCGATAAAGCGATAAAACTAGGACTGAACTATCCAATGGGTCCATTTGAGCTGGTTGATTTGGTCGGTTTAGATGCGCGGCTCAATAATATGAATTATCTACATAGCAAGCTTGGGGAAAAATATCGTCCAGCTCCCCTTCTGGAACAATACGTCAAAGCCGGCCGATTAGGCAAAAAGTCAGGCAGGGGTGTCTATGATTATCGAAATAAGGAGGAAGAGAAATGA
- a CDS encoding aldehyde dehydrogenase family protein, producing MEQMDMKRDFYHLIINGERVESSNGGTIEAFNPATGELIAKVAKATKEDAEKAVQAAREAFDHGKWKKTSVNKRSRVLNKIASIMRARFNELVELEILNSGKTISTAQGQVMQAIEDFEFYAGAIVGHRGSVNNVAGQFQNYTEKEPVGVCAQIIPWNYPMMMAAWKIAPAIAAGCSVIVKPASLTPLTAIILGEICLEAGVPNGVVNIIPGSGSEVGNYLVEHPKVDKVAFTGSTPIGRDIMGKASQTLKRVTLELGGKSPNIVFEDADIDAAVDGSLYGIFYNTGQSCEARSRLYVHEDIYEEFIAKFTEKTKKLQLGDPFSKGSHVGAVIDQNQLDVIDGYVKSAIADGAEILTGGKAAVVEGYENGYWYEPTVITNVTHEMKAVQEEIFGPVVVVMTFKDEKEAIKLANDTEYGLGSAVWTKDGARATRVGNQIQAGIVMVNCPFSAFPGTPFGGYKQSGFGRELCIETLDLYTETKSIVSYYGSRPLNPFGIQ from the coding sequence ATGGAACAAATGGACATGAAGCGGGATTTTTATCATTTGATCATTAATGGGGAGCGAGTGGAAAGCTCTAACGGCGGGACCATTGAGGCATTTAATCCAGCAACTGGAGAATTGATTGCCAAGGTGGCAAAGGCGACGAAGGAGGATGCGGAGAAAGCTGTGCAAGCAGCAAGGGAAGCGTTCGACCATGGAAAATGGAAAAAAACATCGGTCAATAAACGGTCCCGTGTATTGAACAAGATTGCCTCCATTATGCGCGCCCGATTCAATGAATTAGTTGAATTAGAGATATTGAACAGCGGAAAAACGATTTCAACGGCTCAAGGGCAGGTTATGCAGGCGATTGAGGATTTTGAATTCTATGCCGGCGCTATTGTGGGACACCGCGGGTCGGTCAATAATGTTGCTGGGCAATTTCAAAACTATACGGAAAAGGAACCGGTAGGTGTTTGCGCACAAATTATTCCTTGGAACTATCCGATGATGATGGCTGCCTGGAAGATTGCTCCTGCCATCGCAGCTGGCTGCTCAGTTATCGTGAAGCCGGCATCCTTAACACCGCTAACCGCTATTATTCTCGGGGAAATCTGCTTAGAGGCCGGTGTTCCAAACGGTGTGGTTAACATCATTCCAGGTTCTGGATCTGAGGTAGGCAATTATCTGGTTGAACATCCAAAGGTTGATAAGGTCGCTTTCACCGGCTCCACTCCTATCGGCAGGGACATCATGGGCAAGGCTTCACAGACATTGAAGCGGGTCACGCTGGAGCTGGGCGGAAAATCCCCTAATATCGTGTTTGAGGACGCAGATATCGATGCGGCAGTAGACGGGTCTTTATACGGAATCTTCTATAATACTGGTCAATCCTGTGAGGCAAGGTCAAGGCTTTATGTCCACGAGGATATTTATGAGGAGTTTATCGCTAAGTTTACGGAGAAAACGAAAAAGCTCCAATTAGGAGATCCGTTCAGTAAAGGATCCCATGTAGGTGCGGTCATTGACCAAAATCAGCTGGATGTCATTGACGGTTATGTGAAGTCAGCTATTGCCGATGGAGCGGAAATCCTGACAGGAGGCAAGGCAGCCGTCGTAGAAGGGTATGAGAATGGCTATTGGTATGAGCCGACGGTCATCACAAATGTGACTCATGAAATGAAAGCGGTACAGGAAGAAATCTTCGGACCGGTTGTTGTTGTCATGACCTTTAAGGATGAAAAGGAAGCGATCAAACTCGCTAATGACACAGAGTATGGACTCGGGTCAGCTGTCTGGACAAAGGATGGGGCCCGTGCTACACGTGTCGGCAATCAAATCCAGGCGGGAATCGTCATGGTTAACTGTCCATTCTCAGCGTTCCCGGGTACACCGTTTGGCGGCTACAAGCAATCCGGCTTCGGACGTGAGCTATGTATAGAAACACTAGACTTATATACGGAGACAAAAAGCATTGTTTCCTATTATGGAAGCCGTCCGTTAAACCCGTTCGGTATTCAGTGA
- a CDS encoding enoyl-CoA hydratase-related protein: protein MYETIKYKVESAVAWIGLNRPEKLNAFTRRMNEEIQQAVKESEENQEVRAIVITGEGRAFCAGQDLTEVTPETNLADVLLDSYGPMIKEIANCEKPIIAAINGVAAGAGFSLALACDFRLVSEKASFVNAFVNIGLIPDCGNLYYLTRMIGQAKAIELSLLGEKVSAAQAEQLGLATKVIEVEEWKEQVAAFAEKVASKPTKAIGLIKQSLEASYHLSFDQYLKVEAEGQRLAGLTKDYNEGVTAYLEKRKPHFIGG, encoded by the coding sequence ATGTATGAAACCATAAAGTACAAGGTTGAGAGCGCTGTCGCCTGGATTGGGTTGAACCGGCCCGAGAAATTAAATGCTTTCACACGCAGGATGAATGAGGAAATCCAGCAGGCTGTAAAAGAATCCGAGGAAAATCAGGAAGTACGAGCCATTGTCATTACAGGGGAGGGGAGAGCCTTCTGTGCCGGGCAGGATTTAACAGAGGTAACACCTGAAACGAATTTGGCGGATGTTCTCCTTGATTCATATGGTCCCATGATCAAGGAAATTGCCAACTGTGAAAAGCCGATAATCGCTGCCATCAATGGCGTGGCTGCTGGAGCTGGGTTCAGCCTGGCACTTGCCTGTGATTTCCGTCTAGTATCCGAGAAGGCAAGCTTTGTAAATGCGTTCGTCAATATCGGATTAATACCAGACTGCGGGAATTTGTATTATCTCACGAGGATGATTGGCCAAGCAAAGGCCATCGAGCTTTCCTTGCTTGGTGAGAAAGTATCTGCTGCACAGGCAGAACAGCTGGGACTCGCGACAAAAGTGATTGAGGTAGAGGAATGGAAGGAGCAGGTTGCTGCTTTTGCTGAGAAGGTGGCCAGTAAGCCAACGAAGGCAATCGGCCTGATCAAACAATCATTAGAAGCCTCTTACCATCTGTCATTTGACCAGTATTTAAAGGTCGAAGCAGAAGGCCAGCGCTTAGCAGGTTTAACGAAGGATTATAACGAAGGCGTAACAGCCTACCTGGAAAAACGAAAACCTCACTTCATTGGAGGGTAA
- a CDS encoding enoyl-CoA hydratase/isomerase family protein — MHGFQFIEASIEAPIGHIVLNRPKQLNALNRQMVHEIVTAAESFDADSTVRVILISGNGQAFSAGADIDEMADETAVEMELRNQFADWDRLSLVKKPIIGAVKGYVLGGGFELALACDLLVAGSDTRFSFPEVTLGVMPGAGGTQRLTKLVGKTKALEWMLTGERIKAETALQYGIINRITEPENVLEEAKGMAGRIAAQAPLAVRLIKESVHKAVDYSLYEGMQYERKNFYMLFASEDQKEGMNAFVEKRKPNFIGR; from the coding sequence ATGCACGGGTTTCAATTCATTGAAGCATCGATTGAGGCCCCTATCGGCCATATTGTCCTAAACCGGCCTAAGCAGCTTAATGCATTAAATCGACAAATGGTCCATGAAATTGTCACGGCGGCAGAGAGCTTTGACGCTGATTCTACGGTTCGGGTCATCCTGATATCCGGCAATGGACAAGCCTTCTCGGCTGGTGCAGATATTGATGAGATGGCTGATGAGACGGCTGTCGAGATGGAGCTGCGCAATCAATTTGCGGATTGGGACCGATTAAGTCTCGTGAAGAAACCAATCATCGGTGCGGTTAAGGGATATGTGCTCGGCGGTGGATTTGAACTAGCCTTAGCCTGCGATCTCTTAGTGGCTGGAAGTGATACCCGTTTCAGTTTTCCTGAGGTCACACTTGGGGTGATGCCAGGTGCCGGGGGAACACAAAGGCTGACGAAACTGGTTGGGAAGACGAAAGCGCTCGAATGGATGTTAACAGGGGAAAGAATAAAGGCCGAAACGGCCCTGCAATATGGCATCATCAATCGGATAACGGAGCCGGAGAACGTCCTTGAAGAAGCAAAAGGAATGGCAGGGCGCATCGCTGCTCAAGCACCGCTTGCTGTTCGGCTGATTAAGGAATCGGTACATAAGGCCGTTGATTATTCCCTTTATGAGGGCATGCAATATGAGCGGAAGAATTTTTACATGCTATTTGCCTCAGAGGATCAAAAGGAAGGCATGAACGCATTTGTAGAGAAAAGGAAACCAAATTTCATCGGCAGATAA
- a CDS encoding EthD family reductase, with the protein MVKLIALYKQPKDKEAFDEHYFNVHGPITEKIPGLQRMEVTKIVGTPMGKESDYYILCEMYYENHEALQNGMRSAEGKASGKDLMGFAGDLVTLMIGEEV; encoded by the coding sequence ATGGTCAAATTAATCGCTCTCTATAAACAACCGAAGGATAAAGAAGCATTCGATGAACATTATTTCAATGTACACGGTCCAATCACAGAAAAGATTCCAGGCCTGCAAAGAATGGAAGTAACAAAAATTGTCGGCACGCCGATGGGCAAGGAGTCTGACTACTATATTCTTTGTGAAATGTACTATGAGAATCATGAAGCCCTTCAAAATGGCATGCGCTCTGCAGAAGGAAAGGCATCAGGCAAGGATTTAATGGGATTTGCAGGTGACTTAGTCACATTGATGATTGGCGAGGAAGTGTAA
- the paaD gene encoding 1,2-phenylacetyl-CoA epoxidase subunit PaaD, whose amino-acid sequence MTNRLITAEEVYEALEDVKDPEINTVSVVDLGMVEDVLITDSCITVKMLPTFLGCPALPIIQKNVEASLKKLPHTNEVKVEFLHSPSWTSDRVSEKGKAGLKAFGISPPPKHMADDGSWHVDCPYCGSTYVTLENIFGPTACRSILYCKSCKNPFEAMKPMIKSM is encoded by the coding sequence ATGACAAATCGATTGATAACAGCTGAAGAGGTTTATGAGGCACTTGAAGACGTGAAAGATCCCGAAATCAATACAGTCAGTGTGGTTGATTTAGGAATGGTCGAGGATGTGCTTATTACGGATTCCTGCATAACCGTCAAAATGCTGCCGACCTTTCTCGGTTGTCCCGCATTGCCGATTATTCAGAAGAATGTAGAGGCAAGCCTTAAGAAGCTGCCACACACAAATGAGGTAAAGGTGGAGTTTCTGCATTCGCCATCCTGGACCTCTGACCGCGTCTCTGAAAAAGGCAAGGCAGGCTTAAAGGCATTTGGCATATCCCCTCCTCCAAAGCATATGGCCGATGACGGCTCCTGGCATGTAGATTGCCCATACTGCGGTTCAACCTATGTGACGCTTGAGAATATTTTCGGCCCGACGGCATGCAGAAGCATCCTTTACTGCAAGTCATGCAAGAACCCGTTTGAAGCAATGAAACCAATGATTAAATCTATGTAA
- the paaC gene encoding 1,2-phenylacetyl-CoA epoxidase subunit PaaC: MSKEEMANTDAVKELLYQLADDDFIHSYRGSEWLGLAPHIEEDVASASITQDTMGHAAMFYQLLEELGEGDANQLAHERPASKRRNAIILELENGPGHYMGEPAYDWAFAVVRNYFYTQAKMLKIQSLQSSAYQPLADVAAKVRMELHYHLMHWRTWFIQLMGSGHEEALSRMKAAIEKTSRDFKGVFSYGEYGEAFVSQGLIEEEDILLEKWHQALAHPLESVGLTRVELSLSSGDGRSGTHTGDLDRALETLREVYAIDKAASW, encoded by the coding sequence ATGTCAAAAGAGGAAATGGCTAACACGGATGCAGTCAAAGAGCTGCTGTACCAATTGGCGGATGATGATTTTATCCATTCCTATAGGGGATCTGAATGGCTCGGGCTTGCTCCGCATATTGAAGAGGATGTGGCCTCTGCCTCTATTACGCAGGATACGATGGGCCATGCAGCTATGTTCTATCAATTGCTTGAGGAGCTTGGTGAAGGGGACGCCAATCAATTAGCCCATGAGCGTCCGGCTTCAAAACGGCGTAATGCCATTATTCTGGAGCTTGAAAATGGTCCCGGCCATTATATGGGCGAGCCTGCTTATGATTGGGCCTTTGCCGTTGTCAGAAATTACTTCTATACACAGGCAAAAATGCTGAAGATCCAGTCCCTGCAGTCAAGCGCCTATCAGCCATTAGCTGACGTGGCCGCAAAGGTGCGGATGGAGCTTCATTACCACTTAATGCACTGGAGAACCTGGTTCATACAATTAATGGGCTCAGGTCATGAAGAGGCTCTTTCGAGAATGAAAGCGGCTATTGAGAAGACATCACGCGATTTCAAGGGAGTATTCTCATATGGAGAATATGGGGAAGCCTTTGTCAGCCAGGGGCTGATTGAAGAAGAGGATATTCTCCTTGAAAAATGGCATCAAGCCTTGGCACATCCACTGGAAAGCGTTGGTCTTACGAGAGTGGAGCTTAGTCTCTCTTCAGGAGATGGTCGTTCAGGGACGCATACAGGTGATTTAGACCGAGCACTTGAAACGTTAAGGGAAGTATATGCAATCGACAAAGCTGCATCCTGGTAA
- the paaB gene encoding 1,2-phenylacetyl-CoA epoxidase subunit PaaB — protein sequence MTNEQGSFFEEYDVFSRKTPTGPVQYQFNLLAPNEEMAMMMAQENFMRREAVADIWVVKTSSIRKMTHEEKQMLVRLDNKDYRTTKGYGYLKKKWRQYEQEMLDEKEIMSWAGGVKDVKRGNG from the coding sequence ATGACAAACGAACAAGGCAGTTTTTTTGAGGAATACGATGTATTCAGCCGTAAGACCCCTACAGGTCCAGTGCAATATCAGTTTAATCTGCTTGCACCGAATGAAGAGATGGCCATGATGATGGCTCAGGAGAATTTCATGCGGAGGGAAGCGGTCGCAGATATTTGGGTCGTGAAAACGAGCAGCATCCGGAAGATGACCCATGAGGAGAAGCAAATGCTCGTCCGCTTGGATAATAAGGATTACCGGACGACGAAGGGCTATGGCTATCTGAAGAAGAAGTGGCGTCAGTATGAACAGGAAATGCTCGATGAGAAAGAGATCATGTCATGGGCAGGAGGTGTGAAGGATGTCAAAAGAGGAAATGGCTAA
- the paaA gene encoding 1,2-phenylacetyl-CoA epoxidase subunit PaaA produces MAEMLPAMTEDEEKLHRFEQRIANGEKIEADDWMPEIYRNTLIKLISMHGISEIMGALPEKEWVPKAPTLHRKLGIMAKVQDEMGHGQLLLRVAEDLMKPYGKKREDIMQDLFNGDLKFHNVFHMEAKSWGDAGLIGWLVDGAAIITQTDMLGASYGPYARALQRICAEEVFHAQHGEAIIMALAEGTNEQRQMVQDAIDYWWESLLLFFGPPSKNEIGASKQDITIKYRIRTKTNEQLRQSFLTKYVKRIRSLGFTIPDETLRFDEETEKWIYRQPDWTKLKLIAKNEGPKSQERLNLRRSSYAANQWVREALAPKAN; encoded by the coding sequence ATGGCAGAAATGCTACCAGCGATGACCGAGGATGAAGAAAAGCTTCATCGGTTTGAACAAAGGATTGCCAATGGGGAAAAGATTGAAGCGGATGACTGGATGCCGGAAATTTACCGAAATACGTTGATTAAGCTGATTTCCATGCATGGAATCAGTGAAATTATGGGAGCGCTCCCCGAAAAGGAGTGGGTACCGAAAGCACCGACCCTTCATCGAAAGCTTGGCATTATGGCAAAGGTGCAGGATGAAATGGGTCATGGTCAATTATTATTGCGGGTTGCGGAGGACTTGATGAAGCCATATGGCAAGAAGCGGGAAGACATCATGCAAGACCTCTTTAACGGAGATTTAAAGTTTCATAATGTCTTTCATATGGAGGCTAAATCCTGGGGAGATGCGGGGCTGATCGGCTGGCTTGTGGATGGTGCCGCCATCATCACGCAAACAGATATGCTTGGTGCATCTTATGGGCCGTATGCACGTGCTCTGCAAAGAATCTGTGCAGAGGAGGTCTTCCATGCCCAGCACGGAGAAGCCATCATCATGGCTCTTGCCGAAGGGACGAATGAGCAAAGGCAAATGGTTCAGGATGCCATTGATTATTGGTGGGAATCCTTGCTTCTCTTCTTCGGTCCGCCAAGCAAGAATGAGATCGGTGCATCGAAACAGGATATAACGATTAAATACCGGATACGTACGAAAACCAATGAGCAGCTGAGACAGTCCTTCTTAACCAAGTATGTGAAGCGCATCCGCTCCCTTGGCTTTACGATTCCTGATGAGACACTCCGTTTTGATGAAGAAACAGAAAAATGGATTTATAGGCAGCCAGACTGGACGAAGCTAAAGCTCATTGCCAAAAATGAAGGACCGAAATCACAGGAGCGCTTAAACCTAAGAAGAAGCTCCTATGCCGCGAACCAATGGGTACGGGAAGCGCTGGCTCCAAAGGCGAACTAA
- a CDS encoding phenylacetate--CoA ligase family protein, whose amino-acid sequence MILHEAETMSKDRIEEIQLTRLQETVKRVYENVSFYREKFEELDLLPESITSLADLKRLPFTKKTDLREHYPFGLTAVDQGEIVRIHASSGTSGKPTVVCYTKKDIDMWADLVARSISIAGGNRGEVFHNAYGYGLFTGGLGLHYGAERLGMATVPVSGGNTERQIGLIEDFKPSVIAGTPSYILNIIERMETLGLDPADTSLQYGIFGAEPWSEEMRKTLEDKLGIKACDIYGLSEVMGPGISMECHEAQDGLHIADDHFLVEVIDPNTLEPVPDGEVGELVFTSLTKEALPIIRYRTGDLSAIKRETCLCGRTTTKMARIKGRIDDMLIIRGVNVFPSEIEHHLLRITELSPYYQVHLHKNGVLDELALHVEVSETFFQTVGGDLHHPQINRLAKDVYQSMKNNCLVAMAVQILPPRSIPRSEGKAIRVIDKRSEIIQLETQG is encoded by the coding sequence ATGATTCTCCATGAAGCTGAGACCATGTCCAAGGACCGGATAGAGGAAATTCAGTTAACGAGACTGCAAGAAACAGTGAAAAGGGTCTATGAGAACGTATCTTTTTACCGGGAAAAATTCGAAGAGCTTGACCTGCTGCCGGAATCAATTACATCATTAGCTGATTTAAAGAGACTCCCATTTACGAAGAAAACCGATCTTCGTGAGCATTATCCATTTGGATTAACGGCTGTAGACCAAGGAGAAATTGTTCGAATCCATGCTTCATCGGGTACGAGCGGAAAGCCGACCGTTGTCTGTTATACGAAAAAGGACATTGACATGTGGGCAGACCTAGTCGCTCGCTCCATCTCCATTGCAGGCGGCAATCGCGGTGAGGTCTTTCATAACGCATACGGATATGGCCTGTTCACTGGCGGTCTCGGCCTGCATTATGGAGCTGAACGGCTTGGGATGGCAACCGTCCCTGTATCAGGGGGAAATACGGAACGGCAGATTGGGTTAATAGAGGATTTCAAGCCATCGGTCATTGCAGGAACACCCTCGTATATTTTGAATATCATTGAGAGAATGGAGACGCTTGGATTAGATCCGGCGGATACATCCCTGCAATACGGCATTTTCGGAGCGGAGCCTTGGTCAGAGGAAATGCGAAAAACACTCGAGGATAAACTCGGCATAAAAGCCTGTGATATTTATGGATTGAGTGAAGTAATGGGCCCTGGGATTTCAATGGAGTGCCACGAAGCACAGGACGGTCTCCATATTGCCGATGATCATTTCTTGGTGGAAGTAATTGACCCGAACACATTGGAGCCTGTTCCAGATGGAGAAGTCGGGGAACTGGTCTTTACAAGCTTGACGAAAGAGGCACTGCCAATCATTCGCTACCGGACGGGAGACCTATCCGCCATTAAGAGAGAAACGTGCTTATGTGGCCGGACCACTACAAAGATGGCGCGTATCAAGGGCAGAATAGATGACATGCTTATCATCCGCGGCGTAAATGTTTTTCCTTCAGAAATTGAGCATCATTTACTGCGGATTACGGAGCTTTCTCCCTATTACCAAGTCCACCTGCATAAGAATGGTGTCCTTGATGAATTAGCCTTGCATGTAGAGGTCAGTGAGACATTCTTCCAAACAGTCGGCGGTGATTTGCATCACCCGCAGATCAATAGGCTTGCAAAGGACGTCTACCAATCTATGAAGAATAACTGCCTCGTAGCGATGGCCGTTCAAATCCTGCCGCCAAGAAGCATTCCCCGCTCTGAAGGGAAAGCCATTAGAGTCATAGATAAACGCTCAGAGATCATCCAGTTAGAAACGCAAGGATGA